A single window of Lathamus discolor isolate bLatDis1 chromosome 20, bLatDis1.hap1, whole genome shotgun sequence DNA harbors:
- the TBX21 gene encoding T-box transcription factor TBX21 — MGALEPGTGAPRPAAPMLSFAKEPPGPRDAAAAASYYGDGGGPPPEPGTPPLPYGAPGGFGGRFLGPCPPYRAQPPPSAAGPGESYAGAELYAGAEGGFGAGAPPLCPRSGPLCALPGYRAAGKVQVMLNNYQLWAKFHKHQTEMIITKQGRRMFPFLSFNLSGLNPVAHYSVCVDVVLVDQHHWRYQGGKWVQCGKAEGNMPGNRLYLHPDSPNTGAHWMRQEVSFGKLKLTNNKGASNNVGQMIVLQSLHKYQPRLHVTEVQEGEDEGFPSPHTHTFAFPETQFIAVTAYQNADITQLKIDHNPFAKGFRDNFDSMYTASESDRLTPSPLEGPGCRQLLPAPRFQPFLPEQFPLPPGRLFSAERGAPLPLPPKDPPRWYFTPQQPPATGTLEYGSYEAGYGGGKLVPYGVKPFTLPPAPHQPLPYYPEGPAGFGVSGGWSPGQYGPKGSPGALGWYREPREEKGKEAEGWPPEPPAPADSVDLGLYECKRRRVSPYPSSAESSPPPRNGDLYDKDPGADGGYYGFYGN, encoded by the exons ATGGGCGCTCTGGAGCCGGGCACCGgagccccccgccccgccgctccCATGCTCAGCTTCGCCAAGGAGCCGCCGGGCCCCCGGgacgccgccgccgccgcctcgtACTACGGAGATGGGGGGGGACCCCCTCCGGAACCGGGAACCCCCCCGCTCCCCTACGGTGCTCCCGGTGGCTTCGGCGGCCGGTTCCTGGGGCCGTGCCCGCCTTACCGAGCGCAGCCGCCGCCGAGCGCCGCCGGCCCGGGGGAGAGTTACGCGGGCGCGGAGCTGTACGCAGGAGCGGAGGGAGGTTTCGGGGCCGGGGCCCCCCCGTTGTGCCCCCGCTCCGGGCCGCTCTGTGCCCTGCCCGGGTACCGGGCGGCCGGGAAGGTGCAAGTGATGCTCAACAACTACCAGCTCTGGGCCAAGTTCCACAAGCATCAGACCGAGATGATCATCACCAAGCAGGGCAG GCGCATGTTCCCGTTCCTCAGCTTCAACCTCTCGGGACTCAACCCCGTGGCCCACTACAGCGTCTGCGTGGACGTGGTGCTGGTGGACCAGCATCACTGGCGCTACCAGGGCGGCAAGTGGGTGCAGTGTGGCAAAGCCGAAGGCAATATGCCAG GGAACCGCCTCTACCTGCACCCCGACTCTCCCAACACGGGCGCGCACTGGATGCGGCAGGAGGTCTCCTTTGGGAAGCTGAAGCTCACCAACAACAAGGGCGCATCCAACAACGTCGGCCAG aTGATCGTGCTGCAGTCGCTGCACAAGTACCAGCCGCGGCTGCACGTGACGGAGGTGCAGGAGGGTGAGGATGAGGGGTTCCCCTCCCCGCACACGCACACCTTCGCCTTCCCAGAGACGCAGTTCATCGCCGTCACGGCCTACCAGAACGCTGAC aTCACACAGCTGAAGATCGATCACAACCCCTTCGCCAAAGGATTCCGGGATAACTTTGACTC gatgTACACGGCCTCGGAGAGCGACCGCCTCACCCCGTCCCCGTTGGAGGGTCCCGGCTGCCGGCAGCTCCTGCCCGCCCCCCGCTTCCAGCCCTTCCTGCCCGAGCAGTTCCCTCTGCCCCCGGGGCGCCTCTTCAGTGCGGAGCGGGGGGCCCCGCTGCCGCTGCCCCCCAAAGACCCCCCCCGCTGGTACTTCACCCCCCAGCAGCCCCCCGCCACGGGCACCCTGGAGTACGGCAGCTACGAAGCGGGGTACGGGGGGGGCAAGCTGGTGCCCTATGGGGTGAAGCCTTTCACCCTGCCGCCTGCCCCACATCAACCCCTGCCCTATTACCCCGAGGGGCCGGCGGGGTTCGGGGTGTCGGGGGGCTGGAGCCCTGGGCAATACGGCCCCAAGGGCAGCCCCGGGGCTCTGGGCTGGTACCGGGAGCCCcgagaggagaaggggaaggaagcagagggcTGGCCCCCCGAGCCCCCGGCCCCAGCGGACTCCGTGGACTTGGGGCTGTACGAGTGCAAGCGGCGGCGGGTGTCCCCGTACCCCTCCAGCGCCGAAagctcccccccaccccgcaaCGGGGACCTCTATGACAAGGACCCGGGTGCTGACGGTGGCTACTATGGCTTCTACGGCAACTGA
- the OSBPL7 gene encoding oxysterol-binding protein-related protein 7, with protein sequence MGSHEKDASSPRKALSRSNSTVSSKQSSIQQGSESWEVVEEPRARGSPGTEPQRHEGYLLKKRKWPLKGWHKRYFVLENGILKYATTRQDVLKGKLHGAIDVRLSVMSVNKKAQRVDLDTEENIYHLKIKSPELFSSWVSSLCSHHQGERGGPAGTNTQPSAATERPKKGRRSTRIWCTQSFAKDDTIGRVGRLHGSVPNLSRYLEPSQSQLPFSLPPEYAQLQRSFWVLAQKVHGSLSSVVTALTAERARLEELQRALDRRRSAPRPGSAGNAGAALRRFHSLSVSSDTTMDSFASLHPDEPDTLPAKGREQQLSNRSIGSLADSHTEFFDACEVFLSASSSENEPSDDESCISEATTSACEDAAEPPTAPGPAGAEGPEMPAEPPPLELPGPDPRRRSRLPAPPAPSGDVSLWGLLRSSVGKDLSRVALPVQLNEPLNTLQRLCEELEYSALLDRASRARDPRQRLVYVAAFAVSAYASTYYRAGSKPFNPVLGETYECVRPDRGFRFISEQVCHHPPISACHAESDNFIFWQDMRWKNKFWGKSLEIVPVGTVNVQLPRTGDHFQWNKVTTCIHNVLSGPRWIEHYGEVLIRNTRDAAYHCKITFGKARYWGAGANEVQGLVLSRSGAVVERLAGKWHEGLHRGPAPGHCVWRANPMPRDHEKNYGFTQFALELNELTPELRRVLPSTDTRLRPDQRYLEEGNIPAAETQKRQIEQLQRDRRRVMEENNITHQARFFRRLMDANGKESWVTNNTYWKLRLDPGFAHLDSAVLW encoded by the exons ATGGGCAGCCACGAGAAGGACGCGTCCTCGCCGAGGAAGGCCCTGTCCCGCTCCAACAGCACCGTGTCTTCCAAGCAGAGCAGCATTCAGCAG GGCTCTGAGAGCTGGGAGGTGGTGGAGGAGCCTCGTGCGCGGGGCAGCCCGGGCACGGAGCCGCAGCGGCACGAGGGGTATCTGCtcaagaagaggaaatggccCCTGAAGGGCTGGCACAAG AGGTACTTTGTGCTGGAAAACGGCATCCTGAAATATGCCACCACGCGCCAGGAC GTCCTCAAGGGCAAACTGCACGGTGCCATCGATGTCCGTCTGTCCGTCATGTCCGTCAACAAGAAGGCACAGCGGGTTGACCTGGACACGGAGGAGAACATCTACCACCtcaag ATCAAGTCCCCGGAGCTCTTCTCCAGCTGGGtgagcagcctctgctcccaTCACCAGGGCGAGAGGGGGGGTCCCGCAGGGACCAACACGCAG cctTCAGCCGCCACGGAGAGGCCGAAGAAAGGCAGGAGGAGCACCAGGATCTGGTGCACCCAGAGCTTTGCCAAAGACGACACCATCGGCAGG gtGGGCCGCCTGCACGGCTCTGTCCCCAACCTCTCACGCTACCTGGAGCCATCCCAGAGCCAGCTTCCCTTCAGCCTCCCCCCGGAATACGCGCAGCTACAGAGGAGCTTCTGGGTGCTGGCGCAGAAAG TGCACGGCTCGCTCAGCAGCGTGGTGACGGCGCTGACGGCGGAGAGGGCACGTCTGGAGGAGCTGCAACGGGCGCTGGACCGGCGGCGCTCAGCACCGCGCCCCGGCAGCGCCGGCAATGCCGGG GCTGCCCTGCGCCGCTTCCACTCCCTCTCCGTCTCCTCTGACACCACCATGGACTCCTTCGCATCGCTGCACCCCGATGAG CCGGACACGCTGCCCGCCAAGGGCcgggagcagcagctctccaaCCGCAGCATCGGGTCCCTGGCTGATTCCCACACCGAGTTCTTCGATGCCTGCGAGGTTTTCCTCTCCGCCAGCTCCTCTGAGAACGAG CCCTCGGACGATGAATCGTGCATCAGCGAGGCCACCACCAGCGCCTGCGAGGACGCGGCCGAGCCCCCGACAG CGCCCGGTCCCGCAGGCGCGGAGGGCCCGGAGATGCCCGCGGAGCCGCCGCCTTTGGAGCTGCCGGGTCCGGACCCCCGGCGGAGGAGCCGCctgcccgccccgcccgccccgtCGGGGGACGTGAGCCTCTGGGGGCTGCTGCGGAGCAGCGTGGGGAAGGACCTGTCCCGGGTAGCGCTGCCCGTGCAGCTCAACGAGCCCCTCAACACGCTCCAGCGCCTCTGCGAGGAGCTCGAGTACAGCGCGCTCCTGGACCGTGCCAGCCGTGCCCGCGACCCGCGGCAGCGCTTG GTCTATGTGGCTGCCTTCGCCGTGTCTGCCTATGCCTCCACCTACTACCGGGCGGGCAGCAAACCCTTCAACCCGGTGCTGGGAGAGACCTATGAGTGCGTGAGGCCCGACCGCGGCTTCCGCTTCATCAGCGAGCAG GTCTGCCACCACCCTCCCATCTCCGCCTGCCACGCTGAATCCGACAACTTCATCTTCTGGCAAG ACATGAGGTGGAAGAATAAGTTCTGGGGCAAGTCCCTGGAGATCGTCCCTGTGGGCACCGTCAACGTGCAGCTGCCACG GACCGGGGACCACTTCCAATGGAACAAGGTGACCACGTGCATCCACAACGTGCTGAGCGGCCCGCGCTGGATCGAGCACTACGGCGAGGTGCTGATCCGCAACACGCGGGACGCTGCCTACCACTGCAAGATCACCTTTGGCAAG GCTCGGTATTGGGGCGCAGGGGCCAACGAGGTGCAGGGCTTGGTGCTGAGCCGCAGCGGGGCCGTGGTGGAGCGCCTGGCCGGGAAGTGGCACGAGGGGCTGCACCGCGGGCCGGCGCCGGGGCACTGCGTCTGGAGGGCCA ACCCCATGCCCCGTGACCATGAGAAGAACTACGGCTTCACGCAGTTCGCCCTGGAGCTGAACGAGCTGACGCCGGAGCTGCGCCGCGTCCTGCCCTCCACTGACACCCGCCTGCGGCCCGACCAACG GTACCTGGAGGAAGGCAACATCCCGGCGGCCGAGACGCAGAAGCGCCAGATCGAGCAGCTGCAGCGGGACCGGCGCCGGGTGATGGAGGAGAACAACATCACGCACCAGGCTCGCTTCTTCAG GCGGCTGATGGATGCCAATGGCAAGGAGTCGTGGGTCACCAACAACACCTATTGGAAGCTGCGCTTGGATCCCGGCTTTGCCCACCTGGACAGCGCGGTGCTCTGGTAG
- the MRPL10 gene encoding large ribosomal subunit protein uL10m has product MAALSGGGGGLWRRGWLPALQLVRRGSKAVTRHWKAMHFQRQKLMAVTEYVAPRPAVPPRCLPRREEAEVVQEEDGYVRLLQRQVEEAFRENRMIAVCQYNAMPGEDMVLLRYYLRKHNIEVKFFLNEIVRPVLSQSKYRNLLPLFVARNILLVSREAKAKEMLRVLKGVPQVNLLGACIDDTILSRQGVENFAKLPSLEVAQGQAVGALSLLPSQTSSLLQRSSAHLTALLDQHIRRLQEGEGGTPAQPSQEPAGAH; this is encoded by the exons ATGGCGGCGCTGAGCGGCGGTGGAGGGGGTCTATGGCGGCGGG GCTGGCTGCCCGCACTGCAGCTCGTCCGCCGCGGCTCCAAGGCCGTCACCCGCCACTGGAAGGCCATGCACTTCCAGCGCCAGAAGCTGATGGCCGTGACCGAGTACGTGGCCCCGCGGCCGGCCGTGCCGCCGCGCTGCCTGCCCCGCAGGGAGGAAGCCGAAGTGGTGCAGGAG GAAGACGGTTACGTGCGGCTGCTGCAGCGGCAGGTGGAGGAGGCGTTCCGGGAGAACCGGATGATCGCCGTGTGCCAGTACAACGCCATGCCCGGGGAGGACATGGTGCTGCTGAGGTATTACCTCCGCAAGCACAACATCGAGGTCAAGTTCTTCCTGAACGAG ATCGTCAGGCCCGTGCTGTCGCAGTCCAAGTACAGGAACCTCCTCCCTCTCTTTGTGGCCCGCAACATCCTGCTGGTGAGCCGGGAAGCGAAGGCCAAGGAGATGCTGCGAGTGCTGAAGGGAGTGCCGCAGGTCAACCTCTTGG GCGCCTGCATCGATGACACCATCCTGAGCAGGCAGGGAGTGGAGAACTTTGCCAAGCTGCCCTCTCTGGAGGTTGCCCAGGGGCAGGCAGTGGGTGCCCtgtccctcctgccctcccagaCGTCCTCCCTGCTCCAGCGCAGCTCCGCACACCTCACTGCTCTGCTGGACCAGCACATCCGCCGGCTGCAGGAGGGCGAGGGGGGGACCCcggcccagcccagccaagagcCCGCAGGGGCTCATTGA
- the LRRC46 gene encoding leucine-rich repeat-containing protein 46, whose translation MVPAAPGVSLPGLGVPALPLPSPRARGSLPRIAPALGPSQQAASPQRSRPRAQRRDEATGPMAGQGETRLRGERTSPGVTLTDGLISARMAEPPHTESRPTELPAPCTIRLDREGIGAIGRLRSLRDIHSLYLQQNQIEKIENLSSFPSLRFLSLAGNRIRRVENLQPLQHLRGLDLSNNRIQTLDPAELPRSLRLLDLTGNECTHQQGYRELVMGALPHLLQLDAQPIHGSVDEEEEEEGSSCSSEDEDDELLSAASSPFTAGKDFFADLHQELARHSERRRREALQEHQTRLEKLQELRERRDLLLPPMPLNPPSITAPGPRQHEPHPQVKRGTPLPLLPQRAPSRSQPQNKALEEDTCAKGARNKELPPVPRSSTAPRGWD comes from the exons ATGGTGCCCGCAGCCCCGGGGGTCTCCTTGCCCGGCCTCGGGGTCCCAGCgctgcccctgcccagcccccGAGCCCGTGGGTCTCTGCCCCGCATTGCCCCAGCGCTTGGCCCCTCGCAGCAGGCAGCGTCCCCACAGCGCAGCCGCCCGAGGGCCCAGCGCAGGGACGAGGCCACCGGCCCCATGGCTGGGCAAGGGGAGACTCGGCTGCGGGGGGAGCGAACGTCCCCAGGGGTGACCCTCACCGACGGCCTCATCAGCGCCAGGATGGCGGAGCCCCCCCATACCGAGAGCCG ACCCACCGAGCTGCCGGCCCCCTGCACCATCCGCTTGGATCGGGAGGGCATCGGTGCCATCGGGAGGCTCCGGAGCCTGCGGGACATCCACAGCCTCTACCTGCAGCAG AACCAAATTGAGAAGATCGAGAACCTGAGCAGCTTCCCCAGCCTGCG GTTCCTGTCCCTGGCTGGAAACCGCATCCGCAGAGTGGAGaacctgcagcccctgcagcacctGCGCGGCCTGGACCTGTCCAACAACCGCATCCAGACGCTGGACCCAG ctgagctgccCCGCAGCCTCCGTCTCCTCGACCTAACAGGAAACGAATGCACCCACCAGCAGGGATACAG GGAGCTAGTGATGGGTGCTCTGCCCCACCTCCTGCAGCTGGATGCTCAgcccatccatggcagtgtggatgaggaggaggaggaggaaggaagctcctgcagcagtgagGATGAAGACGATGAGTTGCTCTCTGCAGCAAGCAGCCCTTTCACTGCAGGCAAAG ATTTCTTTGCGGATCTGCACCAGGAGCTGGCCAGGCACtctgagaggaggaggagggaggccCTGCAGGAACATCAGACCCGTCTGgaaaagctgcaggagctgcggGAGCGCCGGGATCTGCTGCTGCCGCCCATGCCACTGAACCCACCCAGCATCACGGCCCCGGGCCCCCGGCAGCATGAGCCCCATCCCCAAGTGAAGCGGGGGACACCATTGCCACTGCTGCCCCAGCGAGCTCCCAGCAGGAGCCAGCCCCAGAACAAGGCTCTGGAAGAGGACACTTGTGCCAAGGGAGCAAGAAACAAAGAGTTGCCCCCAGTACCccgcagcagcacagcaccgcGCGGTTGGGATTAA
- the SCRN2 gene encoding secernin-2 translates to MAGCDSTPSSCDCFVALPPHTAAPAVIFGKNADRPRSEVQEVLYVPAATHPPGAKVQCTYLEIEQAERTHAVVLSRPAWLWGAEMGANDHGVCVGNEGVWTREPVGQDEALLGMDLVRLALERGSSAREALEVITALLERYGQGGSCKEEPVPFIYHNTFLLADRTEAWVLETAGRYWAAQQIREGSRNISNQLSIGKEITAEHPGLRQRARSQGWWSGDGEFSFAQVFSLTQQPPRMEAAKARYSAGRELLQQHAGHITAETFMAILRDKASGICVDTEGFRTAGSMVSVLPRDPALPCVHFFTATPDPSRSVFKPFVFVAGLKPVPQVRSPTFRDDPAKRIPRFQSTVDRRHELYRRHQAALELMESDQERGQKLLQTLRDLEKQGLEGMNALLEGTVAPCPEELADLFFDCVEAEMKFYT, encoded by the exons ATGGCGGGATGCGATTCCACACCCTCGTCTTGCGACTGCTTCGTGGCGCTGCCGCCGCACACCGCGGCTCCCGCCGTCATCTTCGGCAAGAACGCGGACCGGCCGCGGAGCGAGGTGCAGGAGGTGCTCTACGTCCCCGCTGCCACCCACCCGCCCGGGGCCAAAGTCCAG TGCACCTACCTGGAGATCGAGCAGGCGGAGAGGACCCACGCCGTGGTGCTGAGCCGTCCCGCCTGGCTCTGGGGTGCTGAGATGGGTGCCAACGACCACGGTGTCTGTGTGGGCAACGAGGGCGTTTGGACCCGTGAGCCCGTGGGGCAGGACgaggctctgctggggatggaccTGGTGAG GCTGGCTTTGGAGCGGGGCAGCTCTGCCCGGGAGGCCCTGGAGGTGATCACGGCGTTGTTGGAGCGCTATGGGCAAGGTGGGAGCTGCAAAGAGGAGCCGGTGCCCTTCATCTACCACAACACCTTCCTGCTGGCTGACCGCACCGAGGCCTGGGTGCTGGAGACGGCTGGGCGGTACTGGGCAGCCCAGCAGATCCGAG AGGGCAGCCGGAACATCTCCAACCAGCTCAGCATCGGGAAGGAGATCACGGCCGAGCACCCGGGGCTGCGGCAGCGAGCGCGCAGCCAGGGCTGGTGGAGCGGGGATGGAGAGTTCAGCTTCGCCCAGGTCTTCTCCCTGACGCAGCAGCCCCCTCGCATGGAGGCTGCCAAAGCCCGCTACAGCGccggcagggagctgctgcagcagcacgcAG GTCACATCACAGCAGAGACGTTCATGGCCATCCTGCGGGACAAGGCCAGCGGGATCTGTGTGGACACGGAGGGGTTCCGCACGGCGGGCAGCATGGTGTCCGTGCTGCCCCGGgaccctgctctgccctgcgTCCACTTCTTCACAGCCACCCCCGACCCCTCCAG GTCTGTCTTCAAGCCCTTTGTCTTCGTGGCCGGGCTCAAGCCCGTGCCGCAGGTGAGATCTCCCACTTTCCGGGATGACCCTGCCAAGCGGATCCCACGGTTCCAGAGCACGGTGGATCGGCGGCACGAGCTCTACCGCCGGCATCAGGCAGCGCTGGAGCTGATGGAGAGTGACCAG GAGCGAGGCCAGAAGCTCCTGCAGACACTGCGGGACCTGGAGAAGCAGGGCCTGGAGGGGATGAATGCACTGCTGGAGGGGACAGTGGCCCCCTGCCCCGAGGAGCTGGCCGACCTCTTCTTCGACTGCGTGGAGGCAGAGATGAAGTTTTACACATAA